In Zonotrichia albicollis isolate bZonAlb1 chromosome 36, bZonAlb1.hap1, whole genome shotgun sequence, one DNA window encodes the following:
- the LOC141726543 gene encoding olfactory receptor 14A16-like, producing MSNSSSIRHFLLLALADTRQLQLLHFCLLLGISLAALLGNGLIISTIACSHHLHTPVFFFLLNLALSDLGSICTTVPKAMHNSLWDTRDISYTGCASQVFFFVFCAATEYFLLTIMCYDRYVSICKPLHYGTLLGSRACVHMAAPAWASGFLYSLLHTANTFSLPLCHGNALGQFFCEIPQILKLSCSKFYLREFGLIMFSISLLFGCFLYIVVTYVQIFRAVLRIPSEQGRHKAFSTCLPHLAVVSLFISTVIFAYPKPRSISSTSLDLALSVPYTVVPPALNPLIYSLRKQELKATMRRLLTGWFWKY from the coding sequence atgtccaacagcagctccatcaggcacttcctcctgctggcattggcagacacgcggcagctgcagctcctgcacttctgcctcttgctgggcatctccctggctgccctcctgggcaacggcctcatcatcagcaccatagcctgcagccaccacctgcacacgcccgtgttcttcttcctgctcaacctggcactcagcgacctgggctccatctgcaccactgtccccaaagccatgcacaattccctctgggacaccagggacatctcctacacaggatgtgcttcacaggtctttttttttgttttctgtgcagcaacagagtatttcctcctgaccatcatgtgctacgaccgctacgtgtccatctgcaaacccctgcactacgggaccctcctgggcagcagagcttgtgtcCACATGGCAGCacctgcctgggccagtggctttctctattcactgctgcacacagccaatacattttccctgcccctgtgccatggcaatgccctgggccagttcttctgtgaaatcccgcagatcctcaagctctcctgctccaaattctacctcagggaatttgggctcattatgttttccatttctttacTATTTGGTTGTTTTCTGTATATTGTTGTtacctatgtgcagatcttcagggctgtgctgaggatcccctctgagcagggccgacacaaagccttttccacctgcctccctcacctggccgttgTCTCCCTGTTCATCAGCACTGTAATCTTTGCCTACCCGAAGCCCCGCTCCATCTCTTCtacatccctggatctggccctgtcagttccgtacacggtggtgcctccagccctgaaccccctcatctacagcctgaggaaacAGGAGCTCAAGGCTACTATGAGGAGACTGCTGACTGGATGGTTTTGGAAATATTAA